A portion of the Candidatus Margulisiibacteriota bacterium genome contains these proteins:
- a CDS encoding nucleotidyltransferase domain-containing protein yields the protein MGQLDRQALNLIRAVFAKYPQVGQAMLFGSRAKGTARYNSDIDIALRGVIDWQGSALIADDLNELPLPYKFDVLVYDQITNPDLRAHIDRVGKMLYIKQ from the coding sequence ATGGGACAATTAGATCGACAAGCCTTGAATTTAATTCGCGCGGTTTTTGCTAAATATCCGCAGGTGGGACAAGCGATGCTTTTTGGTTCGCGGGCCAAAGGCACTGCCCGCTATAATTCAGATATTGATATTGCTTTGCGCGGCGTAATTGACTGGCAGGGCAGCGCGCTAATTGCCGATGATTTAAATGAGTTGCCGTTGCCGTATAAATTTGATGTTTTGGTTTATGACCAGATTACAAATCCCGACCTCAGAGCGCACATCGACCGTGTCGGAAAGATGTTATATATCAAGCAATAA
- a CDS encoding nucleotidyltransferase substrate binding protein — MPDQDIRWKQRFQNYNEAIRLLRSAIEDRAIDSLNDLEQEGAIQRFEYTYELALNTLRDYMQENGVVLKESNPRAVIKEAFALGVIEDGQIFINMMLARNTMAHCYDHAKFVEILGKIQADFLPALVKLHAFWAVK, encoded by the coding sequence ATGCCAGATCAAGACATTCGCTGGAAACAGAGATTTCAAAATTATAATGAAGCTATTCGTTTGTTGCGTTCCGCTATTGAAGACAGGGCAATCGATTCGCTAAACGATTTGGAACAGGAAGGCGCGATCCAGCGGTTTGAATACACTTATGAATTGGCTTTGAATACGTTAAGAGATTATATGCAGGAAAACGGGGTCGTGTTAAAAGAAAGCAACCCGCGCGCTGTTATTAAAGAAGCTTTTGCTTTAGGTGTTATTGAAGACGGACAAATTTTTATCAATATGATGCTAGCGCGCAATACAATGGCGCATTGCTACGACCACGCTAAATTTGTTGAGATATTGGGGAAAATACAGGCCGATTTTTTACCAGCTTTGGTAAAACTGCACGCTTTCTGGGCGGTAAAATAA